In a single window of the Pseudoxanthomonas sp. F37 genome:
- a CDS encoding LysR family transcriptional regulator: MDRIDAMQAFVRVVETGSFTRAADTLQTSRTRVTQLVQQLEAHLRVKLLHRSTRRVGATADGAAYYERVVRLLADLDDAETSLSAASDAPRGRLRVDVPAPLASLIVVPALPAFHARYPDIQLDLGASDRKVDLIDQNVDCVVRGGELTEPSLRARHVADLALGVYAAPAYLARVGTPAHPQALESDPHRIVGYRGARTGAPPAYAMQRGSEQVRVHGRHVLSVDDGNAYLAAGLAGLGVLWLPQYMARTPVARGDLVPLFEDWQLAPMPLYVAFPPSRHVSRKLRVFIDWIVALLAQHAPAITPPR, encoded by the coding sequence ATGGACCGCATCGACGCGATGCAGGCCTTCGTCCGCGTGGTGGAAACCGGCAGCTTCACCCGGGCCGCCGACACGCTGCAGACCAGCCGCACGCGGGTGACCCAGCTGGTGCAGCAGCTGGAGGCGCACCTGCGCGTGAAGCTGCTCCACCGCAGCACGCGCCGGGTCGGCGCCACCGCCGATGGCGCGGCGTACTACGAACGCGTCGTGCGCCTGCTGGCCGACCTGGACGACGCCGAAACCAGCCTGTCGGCCGCCTCGGACGCGCCGCGCGGGCGCCTGCGGGTGGACGTGCCGGCGCCCTTGGCCAGCCTGATCGTCGTGCCGGCGCTGCCCGCCTTCCACGCGCGCTACCCGGACATCCAGCTGGACCTGGGCGCCAGCGACCGCAAGGTGGACCTGATCGACCAGAACGTGGACTGCGTGGTCCGCGGCGGTGAGCTGACCGAACCGTCGCTGCGCGCGCGCCACGTGGCCGACCTGGCGCTGGGGGTCTATGCCGCCCCCGCCTACCTGGCGCGCGTGGGGACGCCCGCGCATCCGCAGGCGCTGGAAAGCGACCCCCACCGCATCGTCGGCTATCGCGGCGCGCGTACGGGCGCGCCGCCGGCGTACGCGATGCAGCGCGGCAGCGAGCAGGTACGCGTCCACGGCCGGCACGTGCTGTCGGTGGACGACGGCAACGCCTATCTCGCCGCCGGCCTGGCCGGCCTGGGCGTGCTGTGGCTGCCGCAGTACATGGCGCGCACGCCGGTCGCGCGTGGCGATCTTGTGCCGCTGTTCGAGGACTGGCAGCTCGCCCCGATGCCGCTGTACGTGGCCTTCCCGCCCAGCCGGCATGTCAGCCGCAAGCTGCGGGTGTTCATCGACTGGATCGTGGCCCTGCTGGCCCAGCACGCGCCGGCCATCACGCCGCCACGATGA
- a CDS encoding RidA family protein, protein MPSRDVVFPAGRQALYEHHRYSPAVRADGFLFVSGQVGSREDGSPEPDFEAQVRLAFANLQATLRAAGCGLDDIVDVTTFHTDPERQFDTVLAVKDDIFPQAPYPAWTALGVNWLAGFDFEIKVVARLPRAG, encoded by the coding sequence ATGCCTTCCCGTGACGTCGTGTTTCCCGCCGGCCGCCAGGCCCTGTACGAGCATCACCGCTATTCGCCCGCGGTGCGCGCCGATGGCTTCCTGTTCGTGTCCGGGCAGGTGGGCAGCCGCGAGGACGGCTCGCCCGAGCCGGATTTCGAAGCGCAGGTGCGCCTGGCATTCGCCAACCTGCAGGCGACCCTGCGCGCCGCGGGCTGCGGACTGGACGACATCGTGGACGTGACCACCTTCCACACCGATCCCGAGCGCCAGTTCGACACCGTGCTGGCGGTCAAGGACGACATCTTCCCGCAGGCGCCGTACCCGGCCTGGACCGCCCTCGGCGTGAACTGGCTGGCCGGCTTCGACTTCGAGATCAAGGTCGTCGCCCGTCTGCCGCGCGCCGGCTGA
- a CDS encoding aspartate/glutamate racemase family protein, producing MKTIGLIGGMSWESTLPYYRLLNEGIQARLGGLHSAQIVLYSVDFHPIEQLQRAGDWDTAGALLAEAARRVQAAGADLLVLCTNTMHKVAPQMEAAVTIPLLHIADATAAAITAAGHRTVGLLGTRFTMEQDFYRQRLHERHGLQVLVPDADERTRVHEVIYDELCRGVVRDASRQDYRRVMDALVARGAEAIILGCTEIGLLVGPQDARVPLFDTTALHAGAAVEAALAD from the coding sequence ATGAAGACGATCGGACTGATCGGCGGGATGAGCTGGGAATCGACGCTGCCCTACTACCGCCTGCTCAACGAAGGCATCCAGGCCCGGCTGGGCGGCCTGCATTCGGCGCAGATCGTGCTGTACAGCGTGGACTTCCACCCGATCGAACAGCTGCAGCGCGCCGGCGACTGGGACACCGCGGGCGCGCTGCTGGCCGAGGCGGCGCGCCGCGTGCAGGCGGCCGGGGCCGACCTGCTGGTGCTGTGCACCAACACCATGCACAAGGTGGCGCCGCAGATGGAGGCGGCGGTCACCATCCCGCTGCTGCACATCGCCGACGCCACCGCCGCGGCCATCACGGCGGCCGGCCATCGCACCGTCGGCCTGCTGGGCACGCGCTTCACGATGGAACAGGACTTCTACCGCCAGCGCCTGCATGAGCGCCATGGCCTGCAGGTTCTGGTGCCGGATGCGGACGAGCGCACCCGCGTGCACGAGGTGATCTACGACGAACTGTGCCGCGGCGTGGTGCGCGACGCCTCGCGCCAGGACTACCGCCGCGTCATGGACGCGCTGGTCGCCCGCGGTGCCGAGGCCATCATCCTGGGCTGCACCGAGATAGGCCTGCTGGTGGGGCCGCAGGACGCACGCGTGCCGCTGTTCGACACCACCGCCCTGCATGCCGGCGCCGCGGTGGAGGCCGCGCTGGCGGACTGA
- a CDS encoding YciI family protein, producing MKYLISFPSAAMVASGDELDAAGRDSHAVIEQAKAAGVYVFGGGIDEREPPLRVSADGAVAEGGYPWAPPLTGGFTVLELPSREEAIAWAARLAKACRCDQELRVFGFDPAS from the coding sequence ATGAAATACCTGATCTCCTTCCCCAGCGCGGCGATGGTCGCCAGCGGGGACGAACTGGACGCGGCGGGCCGCGATTCGCACGCGGTGATCGAGCAGGCGAAGGCCGCGGGTGTGTACGTCTTCGGCGGCGGCATCGACGAGCGCGAGCCGCCGCTGCGCGTGTCGGCCGACGGCGCGGTGGCCGAAGGCGGCTATCCGTGGGCGCCGCCGCTCACCGGCGGCTTCACCGTGCTGGAACTGCCCTCGCGCGAGGAGGCGATCGCGTGGGCGGCGCGGCTTGCGAAGGCCTGCCGCTGCGATCAGGAACTGCGGGTGTTCGGGTTCGATCCGGCCTCGTAG
- the arr gene encoding NAD(+)--rifampin ADP-ribosyltransferase, with protein MRHTEIYYHGTKARLAPGDLIAAGYTSNFGKRRTARYVYLTAMLEAAIWGAELAVGEGHGHIYIVEPTGPFEDDPNLTNQRFPGNPTRSYRTRDPLRVVAEVKGWIGHTPEQLTTMRERLAELDRQGVEAIED; from the coding sequence ATGCGCCATACCGAGATCTACTACCACGGCACCAAGGCCAGGCTGGCACCCGGCGACCTGATCGCCGCGGGCTACACCTCCAACTTCGGCAAGCGCCGCACCGCCCGGTACGTCTACCTCACCGCCATGCTGGAAGCCGCCATCTGGGGCGCGGAACTGGCCGTCGGCGAAGGCCACGGACACATCTACATCGTCGAACCGACCGGCCCGTTCGAGGACGACCCCAACCTCACCAACCAGCGTTTCCCCGGCAATCCCACCCGCTCCTACCGCACGCGCGACCCCCTGCGCGTGGTCGCCGAAGTGAAAGGCTGGATAGGCCACACGCCCGAACAGCTCACCACCATGCGCGAGCGCCTGGCGGAACTGGATCGGCAGGGCGTGGAAGCCATCGAGGACTGA
- a CDS encoding cysteine dioxygenase family protein — MTLDFPGADKLVASLDAAVALGDDRAVTDALRKSLCELICDQEVSLPACVLEPIADHYARRELYTSPEHGYSVIAMTWGPGQGTKIHDHSGMWCVEGVWRGRLEITQYELAERDDVRYRFVPAGTIEAGTGSAGSLIPPHEYHTIRNPSDKAIAVSLHVYQRTMVRCGIYTPEDEAGGGGWQRRGERLLGTDQVN; from the coding sequence ATGACCCTCGATTTTCCCGGCGCCGACAAGCTGGTCGCCTCGCTGGATGCGGCCGTCGCACTGGGCGACGACCGTGCCGTCACCGATGCGCTGCGCAAGTCGCTGTGCGAACTGATCTGCGACCAGGAGGTCAGCCTGCCGGCCTGTGTGCTGGAGCCGATCGCCGACCATTACGCGCGCCGTGAGCTGTACACCAGTCCGGAGCATGGCTACAGCGTGATCGCGATGACGTGGGGCCCGGGCCAGGGCACCAAGATCCACGATCATTCGGGCATGTGGTGCGTGGAGGGGGTGTGGCGGGGGCGGCTGGAGATCACCCAGTACGAGTTGGCCGAGCGCGATGACGTGCGGTACCGGTTCGTGCCGGCGGGCACCATCGAGGCGGGCACGGGGTCGGCGGGCAGCCTGATCCCGCCGCACGAGTACCACACCATCCGCAATCCCAGCGACAAGGCCATCGCGGTGAGCCTGCACGTGTACCAGCGCACGATGGTCCGGTGCGGGATCTACACGCCGGAGGACGAGGCCGGTGGCGGGGGCTGGCAGCGGCGCGGCGAGCGCCTGCTGGGCACCGATCAGGTGAATTGA
- a CDS encoding homoserine O-acetyltransferase: MTEFIPPGTRFHPLPSPFRMKRGGALHGARMAYETWGTLNERRDNAVLIVTGLSPDAHAARTPGNPADGWWEPMLGPGKPIDTDRWFVVCVNSLGSCKGSTGPASVNPDTGALYRLDFPELSVEDGAHAAFDVVRGLGIEQLACIIGNSMGGMTALAYLLLHPGAARTHINISGSAQALPFSIAIRSLQREAIRLDPHWNGGQYDDDTYPESGMRMARKLGVITYRSALEWDGRFGRVRLESDRPDEDPFGLEFQVESYLEGHARRFVRRFDPNCYLYLSRSMDWFDMAEYADGDVMRGLAKIRVQRALAIGAATDILFPLQQQQQIAEGLAAGGAQAEFLPLESPQGHDAFLVDYDRFGPAVAGFLGSI, translated from the coding sequence ATGACCGAATTCATTCCCCCCGGCACCCGCTTCCATCCCCTGCCCTCGCCGTTCCGCATGAAGCGCGGTGGCGCGCTGCATGGCGCGCGCATGGCCTACGAAACCTGGGGCACCTTGAACGAGCGCCGCGACAATGCGGTGTTGATCGTCACCGGGCTGTCGCCGGATGCGCATGCCGCGCGCACGCCCGGCAACCCGGCCGACGGCTGGTGGGAGCCCATGCTGGGCCCGGGCAAGCCGATCGACACCGACCGCTGGTTCGTCGTGTGCGTGAACTCGCTGGGCAGCTGCAAGGGTTCCACCGGCCCGGCCTCGGTCAATCCCGATACCGGTGCGCTGTACCGCCTGGACTTCCCCGAGCTGTCGGTGGAAGACGGCGCCCACGCGGCCTTCGACGTGGTGCGCGGGCTGGGCATCGAACAGCTGGCCTGCATCATCGGCAATTCGATGGGCGGGATGACCGCGCTGGCCTATCTGCTGCTGCATCCGGGCGCGGCGCGCACGCACATCAACATCTCCGGCAGTGCGCAGGCGCTGCCGTTCTCCATCGCCATCCGTTCGCTGCAGCGCGAGGCGATCCGGCTGGACCCGCACTGGAACGGCGGCCAGTACGACGACGACACGTATCCGGAATCGGGCATGCGCATGGCGCGCAAGCTGGGCGTGATCACCTACCGCTCGGCGCTGGAATGGGATGGCCGCTTCGGCCGGGTGCGGCTGGAGTCCGACCGCCCGGACGAGGATCCGTTCGGCCTGGAGTTCCAGGTGGAAAGCTATCTGGAAGGCCATGCGCGCCGCTTCGTGCGCCGCTTCGACCCCAATTGCTATCTCTATCTCAGCCGGTCGATGGACTGGTTCGACATGGCCGAATACGCGGACGGGGATGTCATGCGGGGGCTGGCGAAGATCCGCGTGCAGCGGGCGCTGGCCATCGGGGCGGCCACCGACATCCTGTTCCCGCTGCAGCAGCAGCAGCAGATCGCCGAGGGCCTGGCCGCCGGCGGTGCGCAGGCGGAGTTCCTGCCGCTGGAATCGCCGCAGGGCCACGATGCGTTCCTGGTGGACTACGACCGCTTCGGCCCGGCGGTGGCGGGGTTCCTGGGGTCGATCTGA
- a CDS encoding tetratricopeptide repeat protein has protein sequence MTAFVILAIVLSVAVLLAVLWPLWRDARGLVLAGVATLGVATFALYRVVGTPAALEPQATATMPTTLEEAIGQLEAELQKKPNEPEGWRLLGKSYAALQRYADAQKAFERAVQLMPDDADLLVEAAQARLFNNAERKLDARARELLDKAIAINPDHQRARWFVGLAQRQEGKHAEAAKTWEPLLAKVDPNTAATLRTQIDEARAEAGLPPLADAAPAADASPALLTVTVDLAPALEEKLAPGDTLFVFARQVGGPPMPVAAKRLPASAFPVTVPLGDGDSPMPTLKLSQLPQVQLVARIAKGNGPAAQSGDLEAAAVTAEVKAGNRYTLTIDRVVP, from the coding sequence ATGACCGCCTTCGTGATCCTCGCCATCGTGCTGTCCGTGGCCGTGCTGCTGGCGGTGCTGTGGCCGCTGTGGCGCGATGCGCGCGGGCTGGTGCTGGCCGGCGTGGCGACGCTGGGCGTGGCCACCTTCGCGCTGTACCGCGTGGTCGGCACGCCCGCCGCGCTGGAACCGCAGGCCACCGCCACCATGCCGACCACGCTGGAAGAGGCCATCGGCCAGCTGGAGGCCGAGCTGCAGAAGAAGCCGAACGAACCCGAAGGCTGGCGCCTGCTGGGCAAGTCCTACGCCGCGCTGCAGCGCTACGCCGATGCGCAGAAGGCCTTCGAGCGCGCGGTGCAGCTGATGCCCGACGACGCCGACCTGCTGGTGGAAGCCGCGCAGGCGCGCCTGTTCAACAACGCCGAACGCAAGTTGGATGCGCGGGCCCGGGAGCTGCTGGACAAGGCCATCGCGATCAACCCCGACCACCAGCGCGCGCGGTGGTTCGTGGGCCTGGCGCAGCGGCAGGAAGGCAAGCACGCCGAGGCCGCGAAGACCTGGGAGCCGCTGCTGGCGAAGGTCGACCCGAATACCGCCGCCACCCTGCGCACCCAGATCGACGAAGCCCGCGCCGAAGCCGGCCTGCCGCCGCTGGCCGATGCCGCGCCCGCCGCGGACGCATCGCCGGCGCTGCTCACCGTCACCGTGGACCTCGCGCCCGCACTGGAAGAGAAGCTGGCGCCGGGCGACACGCTGTTCGTGTTCGCGCGCCAGGTGGGTGGCCCGCCGATGCCGGTCGCGGCCAAGCGCCTGCCGGCGTCGGCGTTCCCCGTCACCGTGCCGCTGGGCGACGGCGACAGCCCCATGCCCACGCTGAAGCTGTCGCAGCTGCCGCAGGTGCAGCTGGTCGCGCGCATCGCCAAGGGCAACGGCCCCGCCGCGCAGTCCGGCGACCTGGAAGCCGCCGCCGTCACCGCCGAGGTCAAGGCCGGCAACCGCTACACGCTGACGATCGATCGGGTGGTGCCGTAG
- a CDS encoding cytochrome c-type biogenesis protein, with protein MSTSPVLLLRALLLALLVAVAAPLFAQASDPTPLQFNDAAEEARFHKLTAELRCVMCQNQSLADSNAQIAHDLRREVLELMRQGKDDAQVKQFLVDRYGEFVLYKPDVAPGTYILWFGPLLLLLAGGVWVGRIVARRAKQPGPVTDDNDQEW; from the coding sequence ATGAGTACTTCTCCCGTCCTGCTGCTGCGCGCCTTGCTGCTGGCCCTGCTGGTCGCCGTCGCCGCGCCCCTCTTCGCCCAGGCCAGCGACCCCACCCCGCTGCAGTTCAACGATGCGGCGGAAGAAGCCCGCTTCCACAAGCTCACCGCCGAACTGCGCTGCGTGATGTGCCAGAACCAGTCGCTGGCCGATTCCAACGCGCAGATCGCCCACGACCTGCGGCGCGAGGTGCTGGAGCTGATGCGCCAGGGCAAGGACGACGCGCAGGTGAAGCAGTTCCTGGTGGACCGCTACGGCGAGTTCGTGCTGTACAAGCCCGACGTGGCGCCCGGCACCTACATCCTCTGGTTCGGGCCGCTGTTGCTGCTGCTGGCCGGCGGCGTGTGGGTCGGGCGCATCGTGGCGCGCCGCGCCAAACAGCCGGGCCCCGTCACCGACGACAACGACCAGGAGTGGTGA
- a CDS encoding DsbE family thiol:disulfide interchange protein, producing the protein MGLLYYGVKQSDRAGRDALPSPLIGKPAPAFDLPLLHEPNKRVTNADLAGQPYVMNVWGSWCPECRVEHPVLTQFALTKRVRFIGYNLKDERPDALRWLEQFGNPYMMVLADVEGRTAIDWGIYGAPETFLVDGNGVIRWKHVGAIDQAIIDHQLIPALEKIEAGR; encoded by the coding sequence ATGGGCCTGCTGTACTACGGCGTGAAGCAGTCCGACCGCGCCGGCCGCGACGCGCTGCCCTCGCCGCTGATCGGCAAGCCGGCACCGGCCTTCGACCTGCCGCTGCTGCACGAACCCAACAAGCGCGTGACCAACGCCGACCTGGCCGGCCAGCCCTACGTGATGAACGTATGGGGCAGCTGGTGCCCGGAATGCCGGGTCGAGCATCCGGTCCTCACCCAGTTCGCGCTGACCAAGCGCGTGCGCTTCATCGGCTACAACCTGAAGGACGAACGCCCGGACGCCCTGCGCTGGCTGGAGCAGTTCGGCAACCCGTACATGATGGTGCTCGCCGACGTGGAAGGCCGCACCGCCATCGACTGGGGCATCTACGGCGCGCCCGAAACCTTCCTGGTGGACGGCAACGGCGTGATCCGCTGGAAGCACGTCGGCGCCATCGACCAGGCCATCATCGACCACCAGTTGATTCCCGCGCTCGAGAAGATCGAAGCCGGCCGATGA
- a CDS encoding heme lyase CcmF/NrfE family subunit produces MLPELGQIALILALLVAALQALLPLAGAHRNKAAWMDVARPAAYAQLWLVMLAFIALTVAFVRQDFSVKYVADNSNSLLPMVYRYTAVWGSHEGSLLLWALVLAIWTGAVALFSRRLPEVVMARVLGVMGVVAVGFLAFLIFTSNPFIRLLPSPGEGRDLNPLLQDPGMIIHPPLLYVGYVGFVVPFAFAIAALLDGRVDARWLRWTRPWTNIAWGFLTLGIALGSWWAYYELGWGGWWFWDPVENASFMPWLVGAALIHSQAVTEKRGAFRGWTLLLAIAAFSLSLLGTFLVRSGVITSVHAFAADPSRGVFILVFLGLVIGSSLLLYAWRAPQLADEASEKSYFAAGSRETLLLANNLLLAAACAMVLLGTLYPLIADALDLGKISVGPPYFSLLFIVLMAPLVALVPFGPLTKWQRDKASRLGAMLLPWLLLSLVLAVVAYFVAPQGKLKAAAGILGAAWVGLGTVRFLWSRLRANGRFTPEMLGMTLAHTGIAVFLVGALLVEALNVQRELAVKPGQTVEVGRWGFHFQGVDETQGPNYLSDRGHVQVLRDGRPVTLLHPEKRAYASGGQVMTEAGIRPGVLGDVYVAIGEPLGDGAWALRVHIKPFVRWIWLGAALMALGGFVTAADRRFRNPRKSEATPA; encoded by the coding sequence ATGCTCCCTGAACTCGGACAAATCGCGCTGATCCTGGCCCTGCTGGTGGCCGCCCTGCAGGCGCTGCTGCCGCTGGCCGGGGCGCATCGCAACAAGGCCGCCTGGATGGACGTGGCGCGTCCGGCCGCCTACGCGCAGCTGTGGCTGGTGATGCTGGCCTTCATCGCGTTGACGGTGGCGTTCGTGCGGCAGGACTTCTCGGTGAAGTACGTCGCCGACAATTCCAACTCCCTGCTGCCGATGGTCTACCGCTATACCGCGGTGTGGGGCTCGCACGAGGGCTCGCTGCTGCTGTGGGCGCTGGTGCTGGCCATCTGGACCGGCGCGGTGGCGCTGTTCTCGCGCCGCCTGCCCGAGGTGGTGATGGCGCGGGTGCTGGGCGTGATGGGCGTGGTGGCGGTGGGCTTCCTCGCCTTCCTGATCTTCACCTCCAATCCCTTCATCCGCCTGCTGCCCTCGCCCGGCGAAGGCCGCGACCTGAACCCGCTGCTGCAGGACCCGGGGATGATCATCCATCCGCCGCTGCTGTACGTGGGCTACGTGGGTTTCGTGGTGCCGTTCGCGTTCGCCATCGCCGCCCTGCTGGACGGCCGCGTGGACGCGCGCTGGCTGCGCTGGACGCGGCCGTGGACCAACATCGCCTGGGGCTTCCTGACCCTGGGCATCGCCCTGGGCAGCTGGTGGGCCTATTACGAACTGGGCTGGGGCGGCTGGTGGTTCTGGGACCCGGTGGAGAACGCCAGCTTCATGCCCTGGCTGGTGGGCGCGGCGCTGATCCACTCGCAGGCCGTCACCGAGAAGCGCGGCGCCTTCCGCGGCTGGACCCTGCTGCTGGCCATCGCGGCCTTCTCGCTGTCGCTGCTGGGCACGTTCCTGGTGCGCTCGGGCGTGATCACCAGCGTGCACGCCTTCGCCGCCGACCCCAGCCGCGGCGTCTTCATCCTGGTCTTCCTCGGCCTCGTGATCGGCAGCTCGCTGCTGCTGTATGCCTGGCGCGCGCCGCAGCTGGCCGATGAGGCCTCGGAGAAGTCGTATTTCGCCGCCGGCTCGCGCGAGACGCTGCTGCTGGCCAACAACCTGCTGCTGGCCGCGGCCTGCGCGATGGTGCTGCTGGGCACGCTGTACCCGCTGATCGCCGACGCGCTGGACCTGGGCAAGATCTCGGTCGGCCCGCCCTACTTCAGCCTGCTGTTCATCGTGCTGATGGCGCCGCTGGTGGCGCTGGTGCCGTTCGGCCCGCTTACCAAGTGGCAGCGCGACAAGGCCTCGCGCCTGGGCGCGATGCTGCTGCCGTGGCTGCTGCTGTCGCTGGTGCTGGCCGTCGTGGCCTATTTCGTCGCGCCGCAGGGCAAGCTGAAGGCCGCCGCCGGCATCCTGGGCGCGGCCTGGGTCGGCCTGGGCACCGTGCGCTTCCTGTGGTCGCGCCTGCGCGCCAACGGCCGCTTCACCCCGGAGATGCTGGGCATGACGCTGGCGCACACCGGCATCGCCGTGTTCCTGGTCGGCGCGCTGCTGGTGGAAGCGCTGAACGTGCAGCGCGAACTGGCGGTGAAGCCGGGCCAGACCGTCGAGGTCGGCCGCTGGGGCTTCCACTTCCAGGGCGTGGATGAGACACAGGGCCCGAACTACCTGTCCGACCGCGGCCACGTGCAGGTGCTGCGCGACGGCCGCCCGGTCACGCTGCTGCACCCGGAGAAGCGCGCCTATGCCAGCGGCGGCCAGGTGATGACCGAGGCCGGCATCCGGCCCGGCGTGCTCGGCGATGTCTACGTCGCCATCGGCGAACCCCTGGGCGATGGCGCCTGGGCGCTGCGCGTGCACATCAAACCCTTCGTCCGCTGGATCTGGCTGGGCGCCGCGCTGATGGCGCTGGGCGGCTTCGTCACCGCCGCCGACCGCCGGTTCCGCAACCCCCGCAAGTCCGAGGCGACCCCCGCATGA
- the ccmE gene encoding cytochrome c maturation protein CcmE gives MNPVRRRRLLFVLLALLVAGAATALIAMALQRNVAYLYTPAEVLRGDASERARFRLGGMVEKGSFERENGSLVSHFRVTDGDAQLTVRYDKILPDLFREGQAVVATGAMQDGVFVAEDVLAKHDETYMPKEVADKMGKAHQKHDVQTAPAGSSN, from the coding sequence ATGAATCCCGTCCGTCGCCGCCGCCTGCTGTTCGTGCTGCTGGCCCTGCTGGTGGCCGGTGCCGCCACCGCGCTGATCGCGATGGCCCTGCAGCGCAACGTGGCCTACCTGTACACGCCGGCCGAGGTGCTGCGCGGCGATGCCAGCGAGCGCGCCCGCTTCCGCCTGGGCGGCATGGTCGAGAAAGGTTCGTTCGAGCGCGAGAACGGCTCGCTGGTCTCGCACTTCCGCGTCACCGATGGCGATGCGCAGCTGACCGTGCGCTACGACAAGATCCTGCCGGACCTGTTCCGCGAGGGCCAGGCCGTGGTCGCCACCGGCGCCATGCAGGACGGCGTGTTCGTGGCCGAAGACGTGCTGGCCAAGCACGACGAGACCTACATGCCCAAGGAAGTCGCCGACAAGATGGGCAAGGCGCACCAGAAGCACGACGTGCAGACCGCACCGGCGGGGTCATCGAATTGA
- the ccmD gene encoding heme exporter protein CcmD, with protein MTYLEYVIGAYAVFALVLAWDFLAPRLQVRRELRAARLRAARETRRHAAPADLER; from the coding sequence GTGACCTACCTGGAATACGTCATCGGCGCCTACGCCGTGTTCGCCCTGGTGCTGGCGTGGGATTTCCTCGCACCACGCCTGCAGGTGCGGCGCGAACTGCGCGCCGCCCGCCTGCGCGCCGCGCGCGAGACCCGCCGCCACGCCGCCCCCGCCGACCTGGAACGCTGA
- the ccmC gene encoding heme ABC transporter permease CcmC, which yields MNPLLRWFHQLGSPPYFDRFAARWTPWCYLAALVLLGVGLWQALFVAPADYQQGDSFRILYIHVPSAWMSMFVFGLMAFYAAIALVWRIKLCEILAMACAPTGAAFTVITLATGSIWGKPMWGTWWDWDPRLTTELLLLFLYLGVMGLYGAIDDRRNAARAAGLLAIVGVALLPVIRYSVVWWNSLHQGQTIRVFGESSMDSSMTLPLVLMVIATKFWFAGSLLARARADNLRREAGKDWVARLAAAKGAAQ from the coding sequence ATGAACCCACTGCTCCGCTGGTTCCACCAACTCGGTTCGCCCCCCTACTTCGACCGCTTCGCGGCGCGCTGGACACCGTGGTGCTATCTGGCCGCCCTCGTGCTGTTGGGCGTCGGCCTGTGGCAGGCGCTGTTCGTGGCCCCGGCCGACTACCAGCAGGGCGACAGCTTCCGCATCCTCTACATCCACGTGCCCAGCGCGTGGATGAGCATGTTCGTGTTCGGCCTGATGGCGTTCTACGCGGCCATCGCGCTGGTCTGGCGGATCAAGCTGTGCGAGATCCTGGCCATGGCCTGCGCGCCCACCGGCGCGGCGTTCACCGTCATCACCCTGGCCACCGGCAGCATCTGGGGCAAGCCGATGTGGGGCACGTGGTGGGACTGGGACCCGCGCCTGACCACCGAGCTGCTGCTGCTGTTCCTGTACCTGGGCGTGATGGGCCTGTACGGCGCCATCGACGACCGCCGCAACGCCGCGCGCGCGGCCGGCCTGCTGGCCATCGTCGGCGTGGCGCTGCTGCCGGTGATCCGCTACTCGGTGGTGTGGTGGAACTCGCTGCACCAGGGCCAGACCATCCGCGTGTTCGGCGAGTCCAGCATGGACAGCAGCATGACCCTGCCGTTGGTGCTGATGGTGATCGCGACGAAGTTCTGGTTCGCCGGCTCGCTGCTGGCGCGCGCGCGCGCCGACAACCTGCGCCGCGAGGCCGGCAAGGACTGGGTGGCCAGACTCGCCGCCGCGAAGGGAGCCGCGCAGTGA
- the ccmB gene encoding heme exporter protein CcmB, translated as MSAAPSLLQTARALVVRDVRLLWRRRGDALQPALFALLVVVLFALGLGTSPQALSKVAPAVLWVAVLLAGLLSLDTLFRGDAEDGSLEQWILAPVPLAWLVLVRVLTHWATTALPLVLAAPLLGEMLHLPRSEWPMLLATLALGTPLLSLLGAVVAALTVGMRRSGILVALLALPLYVPVLVFGAGAVAAHAQGLDASGALLWLAAGLLLSLLLAPLAAAAAIRIALT; from the coding sequence ATGAGCGCCGCGCCTTCCCTGCTCCAGACCGCACGCGCGCTGGTCGTGCGCGACGTGCGGCTGCTGTGGCGCCGTCGCGGCGATGCGCTGCAGCCGGCACTGTTCGCGCTGCTGGTGGTGGTGCTGTTCGCGCTGGGCCTGGGCACCTCGCCGCAGGCGCTGTCGAAGGTGGCGCCCGCGGTGCTGTGGGTCGCCGTGCTGCTGGCCGGGCTGCTGTCGCTGGACACGCTGTTCCGCGGCGATGCCGAGGACGGCTCGCTGGAACAGTGGATCCTGGCCCCGGTGCCGCTGGCCTGGCTGGTGCTGGTGCGGGTGCTGACCCACTGGGCCACCACCGCCCTGCCGCTGGTGCTGGCCGCGCCGCTGCTGGGCGAGATGCTGCACCTGCCGCGCAGCGAGTGGCCGATGCTGCTGGCCACGCTGGCCCTGGGCACGCCGCTGCTGAGCCTGCTGGGCGCGGTGGTCGCCGCCCTGACGGTCGGCATGAGGCGCTCTGGTATCCTTGTGGCCCTGTTGGCGCTGCCGCTGTACGTGCCGGTGCTGGTGTTCGGCGCCGGCGCCGTGGCCGCCCACGCGCAAGGGCTGGATGCCTCCGGCGCCCTCCTCTGGCTGGCCGCCGGCCTGCTGCTGTCGCTGCTGCTCGCCCCGCTGGCCGCCGCCGCGGCGATCCGCATCGCCCTGACCTGA